A window of the Bacillus andreraoultii genome harbors these coding sequences:
- a CDS encoding ISL3 family transposase — MNSIMNIPGLKDCQVIKMEERKGEILLYVEMERKPHPCPDCGQLTNKVHDYRWQKVQHLKWFERMTYIWYKRRRYACACGKRFSEKNTFVKRYQRTSIEWNQAVSVCAIKGKTFKEVGDVYGTSSTTIMRRFDQIAQTEVKQVESLPRVIAIDEYKGDTREGKYQLIIADGITKQPLDILPNRNKKTIKDYLQRHGHHVQVVIMDMSPSFKAAVRSALGNPVIVADRFHFCRYIYWGIDRVRRRIQQQFHDYDRKKCKRKRYIFYKPQNTLTEDDQWHLERYLNMSEELKKAYELKERYQVWFNRAKEIGQEKIKEVKKELEAFYQVVEESGIPEMKQAIETFRNWQVEILNSFVYGHSNGFLEGINNTTKVIKRNGYGYKNFKRFRARILLRHQYKGMGLHIG, encoded by the coding sequence ATGAATTCTATCATGAATATCCCAGGATTAAAAGACTGTCAGGTGATAAAAATGGAGGAGCGTAAAGGGGAAATCCTCCTCTATGTGGAAATGGAGCGAAAGCCACACCCTTGTCCTGACTGTGGTCAGCTCACCAACAAAGTTCATGATTATCGATGGCAAAAAGTTCAACATTTAAAATGGTTTGAACGGATGACGTATATTTGGTATAAACGTCGTCGATATGCCTGTGCTTGCGGAAAACGCTTTTCCGAAAAGAATACGTTTGTCAAACGATATCAACGAACATCGATTGAATGGAATCAGGCCGTGTCCGTATGCGCTATTAAGGGAAAGACATTTAAGGAAGTAGGGGATGTTTACGGTACCTCATCCACGACCATTATGAGGCGATTTGATCAAATCGCTCAAACGGAAGTCAAGCAAGTAGAGTCACTACCTCGAGTGATTGCGATTGATGAATATAAAGGAGATACAAGGGAAGGAAAGTATCAACTCATCATCGCCGATGGGATCACAAAGCAACCCCTAGACATCCTACCGAACCGAAATAAAAAGACGATAAAAGACTACCTTCAAAGGCATGGTCACCACGTTCAAGTGGTGATTATGGATATGAGTCCTTCTTTTAAGGCAGCCGTTCGTTCGGCCCTAGGGAACCCAGTGATCGTGGCGGATCGTTTTCATTTTTGTCGTTATATTTATTGGGGGATTGATCGAGTTCGCAGGCGTATTCAGCAGCAGTTTCACGACTATGACCGCAAAAAGTGCAAAAGAAAAAGGTACATTTTTTATAAACCTCAAAACACTTTAACTGAAGACGATCAGTGGCATTTAGAACGCTATTTGAATATGTCGGAAGAGCTAAAAAAAGCCTATGAACTAAAAGAACGTTATCAAGTATGGTTTAACCGAGCGAAAGAGATCGGTCAAGAAAAGATCAAAGAGGTAAAAAAAGAGCTGGAAGCATTTTATCAAGTAGTAGAGGAATCAGGAATTCCAGAGATGAAACAAGCGATAGAAACGTTTCGAAATTGGCAAGTAGAAATCCTGAATAGCTTTGTGTATGGTCATTCCAATGGCTTTTTGGAAGGAATCAATAATACGACAAAAGTCATCAAGCGAAACGGCTATGGATATAAAAACTTCAAGAGATTTCGAGCAAGAATCTTATTGAGACATCAGTATAAAGGAATGGGTCTACATATAGGATAG
- a CDS encoding C40 family peptidase, translating into MSSKKALVTVTASAAIASALFMANETEAASHKVQPGDTLWAIAKKYNTNISQLKAINGLSSDIIYPNQVLETSGTSKNIATSSSTKQNIDTKSTSTTNYIVQKGDTLSGIAVKHKVSLSNLMKWNNLSSSLIFPGNVLVIHSSGATTTTEKNTETQNTNSKNPSQTNSSTSEGSSTSTYTIKSGDTLSGIAFKFKVSIKDLMKWNNLDTTLIYAGHQLKLNGVTVPNDSKKEQDKRNTSSNESSTQSTTNSTNTVYTVKAGDTLSKIGKQFGVSVTDLRNWNKLSSNLIYVGQKLNIQANNTAGGTSSAKNTSSLSPTSNGSYNVNKLLSVAKSLSGIPYVWGGASPKGFDCSGFIYYVYKQAGMDIKRYSSEGYYDRSYYVSKPQLGDLVFFANTYKKGISHVGIYVGNNSFINAGNKGVTIVSLDNSYWKKHFDSFKRFY; encoded by the coding sequence GTGAGTAGTAAAAAGGCTCTAGTTACAGTGACGGCCAGTGCTGCCATTGCATCGGCTCTATTTATGGCGAATGAGACTGAAGCAGCATCCCATAAAGTGCAGCCGGGCGATACATTATGGGCGATTGCTAAAAAATATAATACGAATATTTCACAATTAAAAGCGATTAATGGATTAAGTTCAGATATCATTTATCCTAATCAAGTACTAGAAACAAGTGGGACAAGCAAAAATATTGCAACATCAAGTTCAACAAAGCAAAATATCGATACAAAATCCACGTCTACTACTAATTACATAGTTCAAAAAGGTGATACACTTAGTGGGATTGCAGTAAAACATAAAGTATCATTAAGTAATTTAATGAAATGGAATAACTTATCAAGTTCACTAATATTTCCTGGAAATGTGTTGGTGATTCATAGTAGTGGAGCAACAACGACTACAGAAAAGAATACAGAAACACAAAATACCAACAGTAAAAATCCATCCCAAACAAATTCATCAACATCGGAAGGAAGTTCAACTTCTACTTATACGATTAAAAGCGGGGATACATTAAGTGGAATTGCCTTTAAGTTTAAAGTATCCATTAAAGATTTAATGAAATGGAATAATTTAGATACAACATTAATCTACGCAGGTCATCAATTAAAATTAAATGGCGTCACGGTTCCAAACGATTCTAAAAAGGAACAAGACAAAAGGAACACGAGTAGTAATGAAAGTTCTACACAATCCACAACTAATAGCACAAATACTGTATATACAGTAAAAGCTGGTGATACACTCTCAAAAATTGGAAAGCAATTTGGTGTCAGTGTTACCGATCTAAGAAATTGGAATAAGTTAAGTTCTAACTTAATTTATGTCGGCCAAAAATTAAATATTCAAGCTAATAATACTGCCGGTGGAACGAGTTCTGCTAAAAATACTAGCTCTCTATCACCAACATCGAATGGAAGTTACAATGTTAATAAATTACTTAGTGTAGCGAAAAGCCTATCAGGGATTCCATATGTATGGGGTGGGGCGTCTCCAAAAGGTTTTGACTGTAGTGGATTTATCTATTATGTATATAAACAAGCTGGCATGGACATTAAGCGATATTCAAGTGAAGGTTATTACGATCGATCCTATTACGTATCGAAGCCTCAATTAGGTGATTTAGTATTTTTTGCTAATACGTATAAAAAAGGTATTTCTCATGTAGGTATTTATGTTGGAAATAATTCGTTTATAAATGCAGGGAACAAAGGTGTTACGATTGTTAGTTTAGACAATTCTTATTGGAAAAAACACTTCGATAGTTTCAAACGTTTTTATTAA
- a CDS encoding RraA family protein produces the protein METLLTQIGELPTTCISDAMDGMNNLDSSIKPLQESYKVVGPAFTVKVPAGDNSLVLKAIKEAKPGDVLVIDAKGETYRAIAGDFVIGLAKKVGIAGIVIDGVIRDLLGVRALDFPVFCKGSTVAASHKRGAGEINIPISCGGVSISPQDIIVGDADGVVSIPKESAKLILDKGLNKLKKDEEREAKALKSEDSAREYLANLFK, from the coding sequence TTGGAAACATTATTAACTCAAATAGGAGAATTACCAACAACTTGTATTTCAGATGCAATGGATGGGATGAATAACCTTGACTCTTCTATTAAACCACTCCAAGAGTCATATAAAGTAGTGGGACCTGCGTTTACAGTGAAAGTTCCAGCAGGGGACAATTCATTAGTTTTAAAAGCAATTAAGGAAGCTAAACCTGGTGATGTTCTCGTTATTGATGCAAAAGGCGAAACTTATCGTGCGATTGCCGGGGATTTTGTTATTGGCTTAGCAAAAAAAGTCGGTATAGCAGGTATTGTCATCGATGGTGTCATTCGCGATTTACTTGGTGTACGGGCTTTAGACTTTCCTGTGTTTTGCAAAGGGTCTACAGTTGCTGCTAGTCATAAAAGAGGAGCTGGCGAAATAAATATTCCTATTTCCTGTGGAGGAGTGTCCATTTCACCTCAAGATATTATTGTTGGCGATGCAGATGGTGTTGTCTCTATACCAAAAGAGTCAGCGAAACTCATTTTAGATAAAGGATTGAATAAGTTAAAGAAAGATGAAGAACGGGAAGCAAAAGCATTAAAAAGTGAAGATTCCGCACGTGAATATTTAGCAAATTTATTTAAGTAA
- a CDS encoding peptidoglycan D,D-transpeptidase FtsI family protein gives MNHKKSKKIRLSILFTVIFLFFASLIVRLGYVQIIKGSEYTAQVKKTEETIVSYPVPRGEIYDANYNLVVYNIPEKAITYTAQKNPQPEEFLDLAKRLARLIKMNEKDVKKVTSRDLKDLWLLEHSNGEELIKKKELKLYMEKKLNDEDLYELKLKRIKDNDLQKIDKNMAAIYRKLSTAIAFTPTIIKNENVTDQEYAKVSENLSDLPGIEVTMDWKRERAYNDTFWNMLGGVTSTDEGLPAEKLDEFTAKGFQRNDRVGKSYIEELFDDILQGQKKKVKMITDRHGKVVGSEEVFEGKSGMDLILSVDFNFQEKVEKIIEEELINAIRQPYTDTLDTAFVVAMEPKTGYIHAMSGKVYNRETGKFSDYTPGTFTFAFEQGSVVKGATLLAGYATGVRDIGEMELDEVMRIRGSGTFSSHTVMNQINDLTALERSSNVYMWKTAIKMMGGKYIPDGPLIYDPEKIETIRYYFNQLGLGVPTGIGFPNEVAGLKGTNQGAYFQIAIGQLDTYTPMQIAQYMSTIANGGYRMKPQLVREIREKSNKREDGLGKLVETIDPVVLNKLDMTEEMIHRVQQGFWLVTHGNQGTAASIFRGEPYNVAGKTGTSESMKNGIKTWNQSFAGYAPFDDPEIAIAVIVPNAYRNGVKQPHRAAIRISQRVFQAYFEK, from the coding sequence TTGAATCATAAGAAGTCAAAAAAAATAAGGTTGAGTATTCTTTTTACCGTCATATTCCTTTTTTTTGCTAGTCTAATAGTTAGACTTGGTTACGTTCAAATTATTAAAGGGAGTGAGTACACAGCCCAAGTAAAAAAAACAGAGGAAACAATCGTCAGTTATCCAGTACCTCGTGGGGAAATATATGACGCAAATTACAACTTAGTCGTCTATAATATTCCGGAAAAGGCGATTACATATACAGCACAAAAGAATCCGCAGCCAGAAGAATTCCTTGATTTAGCGAAAAGGCTTGCTCGACTAATTAAAATGAATGAGAAAGATGTAAAAAAAGTAACAAGTAGAGATTTAAAGGATTTATGGTTACTGGAACATAGCAATGGAGAAGAATTAATTAAAAAGAAAGAGTTAAAATTATATATGGAGAAAAAGTTAAATGATGAGGATTTATATGAATTAAAATTAAAAAGAATTAAAGACAACGATTTACAAAAAATAGATAAAAATATGGCAGCAATTTATCGAAAACTCTCAACGGCTATAGCTTTTACGCCAACTATAATAAAAAATGAAAACGTCACAGATCAAGAGTACGCAAAAGTAAGTGAAAACTTATCAGATTTACCAGGTATAGAAGTTACAATGGACTGGAAAAGGGAACGAGCCTATAACGATACGTTTTGGAATATGTTAGGAGGGGTAACTAGTACAGATGAGGGACTCCCCGCTGAGAAATTAGACGAATTTACTGCGAAAGGTTTTCAACGGAATGATCGGGTAGGTAAAAGTTATATAGAAGAACTTTTTGATGATATATTACAAGGCCAAAAGAAGAAAGTAAAAATGATTACTGATCGTCACGGTAAAGTAGTAGGTTCAGAGGAAGTGTTTGAAGGAAAAAGTGGAATGGATTTAATTCTTTCGGTTGACTTCAATTTCCAAGAAAAAGTTGAAAAAATAATCGAGGAAGAACTAATAAACGCGATAAGACAGCCTTACACAGATACGTTAGATACTGCGTTTGTTGTTGCTATGGAGCCAAAAACAGGTTATATTCACGCCATGTCTGGTAAAGTCTATAATCGTGAAACGGGAAAATTTAGTGACTATACTCCTGGAACGTTTACTTTTGCGTTTGAGCAAGGTTCAGTTGTAAAAGGTGCTACACTACTTGCTGGATATGCTACCGGAGTTCGAGATATTGGAGAGATGGAACTGGATGAAGTTATGCGAATTAGAGGGTCAGGGACATTTTCTTCCCATACTGTGATGAACCAAATTAATGATTTAACGGCTTTAGAACGATCTTCCAACGTTTATATGTGGAAAACAGCTATTAAAATGATGGGAGGTAAATATATACCGGATGGTCCATTAATTTATGATCCTGAAAAAATAGAGACGATACGATATTATTTTAACCAATTAGGTTTAGGTGTGCCAACTGGTATCGGTTTTCCAAATGAAGTAGCAGGACTAAAAGGAACAAATCAAGGTGCTTATTTCCAAATCGCAATTGGTCAACTAGACACATATACACCGATGCAAATTGCACAATATATGTCGACAATTGCAAATGGGGGCTACCGAATGAAACCACAGCTTGTTCGAGAAATTCGTGAAAAATCAAATAAAAGGGAAGATGGTCTCGGCAAACTTGTTGAAACAATTGATCCTGTTGTTCTGAATAAACTCGATATGACTGAGGAAATGATCCATCGTGTACAACAAGGTTTTTGGCTTGTTACTCATGGAAATCAAGGGACAGCAGCAAGTATTTTTCGTGGGGAGCCTTACAATGTAGCAGGAAAAACGGGTACATCGGAATCGATGAAAAATGGTATCAAGACGTGGAATCAGTCATTTGCAGGCTATGCTCCGTTTGACGATCCAGAAATTGCGATAGCGGTCATTGTACCAAACGCTTATCGTAATGGTGTCAAACAACCACATCGAGCAGCTATACGAATTAGTCAACGTGTTTTTCAAGCGTACTTTGAAAAATAA
- a CDS encoding IS3 family transposase, whose protein sequence is MSKITFSTKEIKTLQQNPNIHRVSDRSITYTDDFKNRFIDEYLAGKLPRQIFAENGFDVDVIGIKRIEQSACRWKKAYEKNGLIGLTDTRKNASGRPLKRELSPSEVIERQKARIELLEGQVELLKKLETTERRLLNSSENLNPNNAYQLIQETIEQNGFKGMTRYLCGLLEVSRSGYYSYLKASSLREAKEKLDLEAKEIILKAFNRRGYKKGSRSIKMILENDFNITFSRKKIQRIMRKYGIICPHRKPNPYKRIAKATKEHQVVPNKLNREFKQGVPGKVLLTDITYLPYNGNSMAYLSTIKDASTNELLAYHVSDRITLDIATKTIHKLMKNKKITLHKDAFIHSDQGSHYTSPRYQKLLKKYGLGQSMSRRGNCWDNAPQESFFGHLKDEVDYQSCKSLKELKAKINHYMVYYNNYRYQWNLKKMTPIQYRNHLLVA, encoded by the coding sequence ATGAGTAAAATAACTTTTTCAACCAAAGAGATAAAAACACTTCAACAGAATCCAAATATACATCGTGTCAGCGATCGGTCTATTACCTATACTGACGATTTTAAAAATAGATTTATTGATGAGTACCTAGCTGGCAAACTCCCTCGTCAGATCTTTGCGGAGAACGGTTTCGATGTGGACGTTATAGGAATAAAACGAATCGAACAGTCAGCCTGCAGGTGGAAAAAGGCCTATGAGAAGAATGGCTTGATTGGGCTTACGGATACGAGGAAAAACGCTTCCGGCAGACCCTTGAAACGTGAGCTTTCACCGTCCGAAGTGATTGAAAGACAAAAGGCAAGAATCGAACTGTTGGAAGGACAGGTTGAGCTGTTAAAAAAGCTAGAAACGACAGAAAGGAGGCTGCTAAACTCAAGCGAAAATCTAAATCCGAATAATGCATATCAATTGATTCAGGAGACCATTGAACAAAATGGATTTAAGGGGATGACCAGGTATCTATGTGGCCTCTTAGAGGTATCCCGGTCTGGATATTATAGCTACCTAAAGGCTTCCTCTCTCCGGGAAGCAAAGGAGAAATTGGATCTTGAAGCGAAGGAAATCATTTTAAAGGCCTTTAATCGGCGCGGATATAAGAAAGGTTCACGCTCCATTAAAATGATACTGGAGAATGATTTTAACATTACGTTTAGCCGTAAAAAGATACAGAGAATCATGAGGAAATATGGAATCATCTGTCCTCACAGAAAGCCAAATCCTTATAAAAGGATCGCTAAAGCAACCAAGGAGCATCAGGTTGTTCCAAACAAGTTAAATAGGGAATTTAAGCAAGGAGTTCCAGGAAAAGTGTTATTAACGGACATTACTTATTTGCCATATAACGGAAATTCCATGGCTTATTTGTCAACCATAAAAGATGCGTCCACTAACGAACTCCTAGCTTACCATGTTTCTGATCGTATCACTCTAGACATCGCAACAAAGACGATTCACAAACTAATGAAAAACAAGAAGATTACACTACATAAAGATGCCTTCATCCACTCTGATCAAGGGAGCCATTATACGAGCCCCAGATATCAAAAGTTATTAAAAAAATATGGTCTAGGACAATCTATGTCCCGAAGAGGGAACTGTTGGGATAATGCCCCTCAAGAGTCTTTCTTTGGTCATTTAAAAGATGAAGTAGACTATCAATCTTGTAAATCCTTAAAAGAACTAAAAGCAAAAATAAATCACTATATGGTTTACTATAACAATTATCGATATCAATGGAATTTAAAAAAGATGACCCCTATTCAATATAGGAATCATCTTCTAGTTGCTTAA
- a CDS encoding IS3 family transposase: MVPVGRTLEKEGFTYRYFFIYLNFRILGLGDNMSKITFSTKEIKTLQQNPNIHRVSDRSITYTDDFKNRFIDEYLAGKLPRQIFAENGFDVDVIGIKRIEQSACRWKKAYEKNGLIGLTDTRKNASGRPLKRELSPSEVIERQKARIELLEGQVELLKKLETTERRLLNSSENLNPNNAYQLIQETIEQNGFKGMTRYLCGLLEVSRSGYYSYLKASSFREAKEKLDLEAKEIILKAFNRRGYKKGSRSIKMILENDFNITFSRKKIQRIMRKYGIICPHRKPNPYKRIAKATKEHQVVPNKLNREFKQGVPGKVLLTDITYLPYNGNSMAYX, encoded by the coding sequence ATGGTACCTGTAGGTAGGACACTTGAAAAAGAGGGTTTCACCTACAGGTATTTTTTTATATACTTGAATTTTAGAATATTAGGATTAGGGGACAACATGAGTAAAATAACTTTTTCAACCAAAGAGATAAAAACACTTCAACAGAATCCAAATATACATCGTGTCAGCGATCGGTCTATTACCTATACTGACGATTTTAAAAATAGATTTATTGATGAGTACCTAGCTGGCAAACTCCCTCGTCAGATCTTTGCGGAGAACGGTTTCGATGTGGACGTTATAGGAATAAAACGAATCGAACAGTCAGCCTGCAGGTGGAAAAAGGCCTATGAGAAGAATGGCTTGATTGGGCTTACGGATACGAGGAAAAACGCTTCCGGCAGACCCTTGAAACGTGAGCTTTCACCGTCCGAAGTGATTGAAAGACAAAAGGCAAGAATCGAACTGTTGGAAGGACAGGTTGAGCTGTTAAAAAAGCTAGAAACGACAGAAAGGAGGCTGCTAAACTCAAGCGAAAATCTAAATCCGAATAATGCATATCAATTGATTCAGGAGACCATTGAACAAAATGGATTTAAGGGGATGACCAGGTATCTATGTGGCCTCTTAGAGGTATCCCGGTCTGGATATTATAGCTACCTAAAGGCTTCCTCTTTCCGGGAAGCAAAGGAGAAATTGGATCTTGAAGCGAAGGAAATCATTTTAAAGGCCTTTAATCGGCGCGGATATAAGAAAGGTTCACGCTCCATTAAAATGATACTGGAGAATGATTTTAACATTACGTTTAGCCGTAAAAAGATACAGAGAATCATGAGGAAATATGGAATCATCTGTCCTCACAGAAAGCCAAATCCTTATAAAAGGATCGCTAAAGCAACCAAGGAGCATCAGGTTGTTCCAAACAAGTTAAATAGGGAATTTAAGCAAGGAGTTCCAGGAAAAGTGTTATTAACGGACATTACTTATTTGCCATATAACGGAAATTCCATGGCTTATTTNTAA